The Candidatus Rokuibacteriota bacterium genome segment CAGGATCTCCGCCCCGCTCTTGGCCAGGGGCTGGAGCCCCTCCCCCGAGTACAGCGCCTCCACCGGCACCGCACGCTCGCCGGCGGGGCCCGCCAGGGTGGCGCGGGCGCCCACGGTGATCAGCACCGCCGGCGTGTCGGCGGAGAACAGGGCGACGCAGACGTTCTGCTTCTGGTTCACATAGCACTGCTGGCCGCCGGCCTTCTGGCAGGGAGGCCGGCTGGCCCGCCAGGCCTCCGTCTGGTTGTAGTACCAGCACCGCGTGTCGAGACAGACATTGCCGCCGAGCGTGCCGCGATTCCTGAGCAGCGGGGAGCCCGCCTGGACCGCCGCCTCGGCCAGCGCCGGACACACCGCACCGACCAGCGGCGAGCGGGCAACGTCGGCGAGCGTCGCGAATGCGCCGATGGACAGTCCCCCGTCGGCGGTGATCGCGATCTCCCGGTGGCCGGGGATGCGCGCGAGACTCACCAGGTGGCGCGCCTGGAGGACGCCGTGCTTCAGCGCGGGGACGAGATCGGTGCCGCCGGCGAGGGGGGCGGCCGCGTGGCCGTGCTCCTCCAGCAGAGCCACGGCCTGGGCCAGCGTGCTGGGGGCGTGGTACTCGATCCGGGTCGCTGTCATGGCTGCCCTCAGGAGGTCATGATGAAGTCGGCAGGGTCCGTCGCCCGCGCCGCGCCCGTCCTGGCGCCTCGGTGCTGGAGCTGTGCCGCGGCCCACTCGCACCACTCCGCGTACATCCGCTCGTAGCGGATCCCCTGCTCGAGGACGAGGTAACCGCAGGCCAGGGCCTCGTCGGAGGTCTCGGGCAGGGCTCCGTAGCGCGCCTCCAGCGCCGCCTTGATCTCCTCGAACTCTTCCTGGATCCGGCGGTGCTCCCCGCCGTGACCCCTGAGGTAGAGCACGGCGCGCTCGGGGGGGAGCAGATCGGCGTAGAACGTCCGGAGCAGCATCTCGTCCTTGATGGGAGCCACCGGCGTCGGGCGGTCGAGCCAGCTCCTCAGCGCCGTCTCGCCGGCGGCCGTGATGGCGAAGCGGCGGCTGTTGGGGCGCCTCTGCTGCACCGTGACCCGGGATACCAGGAGGCCGAGTCCTTCCATGCGCTTGAGCTCGGCGTAGATCTGGCTCCGCTTGGCGTTCCAGAAGAAGACGACCGAGCGCCCGAAGCGCTTGAGGATTTCCCAGCCGCTGAGCGGGCGTCTGGCCAGGAGGCCGAGGAGGGCATGCTGCAACGTGAGCGGGTCTGGCTTTTCCGGCATCGGAATGCTCCTGCGCCGGAATATGCGCCGCGAGAAAGAGGCCGACAATGGGGCAGATGGCTCATTCCTCTAGAGCGAATGCTGAGGACGCGGCCGCAACCGACCAGGGGGGCCCGGGAGCGAGGACTGAAGGAATTACCGGCTGGGGTGGCGCTGCGCTGGGGGCTCCCACACGCCGGGGGGGTCATAGGCGTCGAAGGTGCCGTGGAACTTGTGACGCCGGTCTCCGTGAGCCCTCCACACCGCTCCCAGGCTCTCGAATCCGGACAGGTAGCGCAGCGCCGACTCCGCCGGCTCGGCCATGGGCATGTCACCGCTCTCGTAGCGCTTCACGCCCTCCCGGGGATCCATCCAGAAGCCCTCGGAGGCCTCCTCGGTGAAGAGCCGCGGCGCTTGCCCCGCGGGGAGCGGCGCCAGGAAGAAGCGCGCCGTGAACCGGATGGGGCTCGAGGAAGGCGTGATGAAGTGCGAGAGGTAGTGGAAGGGCGCCAGGTCGAGATACCAGCTCTCGCCAGAGAGCAGGGCCGCGAAGGCCGTCTCGTCGGCCATGAGCCTCCGCCGCAGCTCCTCGACCCGCGAGAGCACGCCCGGATCCGTGACGCGAAGGGGCCGCCCCTCGCCGTCGGTGGCCGCGAGGATCCCCGTCTCCTCGAGCAGCTCCCGCGCCGCGGTGACCCAGAAGGCCAGCGGCGGAACCCCGTCGCGCTCCGGGAAGCATCGAGCGGCCTCGGACGCGTCCAGGCCCCGGCAGCGCCCGAAGGCGGACTGGGTTGCGTCGAATGCGTCCACCTTGCCCCCGGGGAAGGCATAGAAGCCGCCGAGGAAGCGCATGCTCCTCTGCCGGCGGATCAGGTAGGCCTCCACCGGGCAGGCCTGCCCCGGACGCACCAGCAGCACCGAGGAGGCGGGCCGGGGGTCGACGGGCGCCGCGCGGCGGGTCACGCCCGCCTCACGACGAGGCGGCGTCCGCCCGGCGCAGCCGGGCCAGCTGCGCCAGGAGCGCATCGGCCGAGATGGGCTTGGCGATCACCTGGTCCACGAAACGGCTGGCCTCGCTGGCAGTGACCCCCTCGCCCCACCCCGTGAGGAGAAAAACGGGGGTCTCGGGCGAACGCGCCTTCACCCCCTCCGCCACCAGCCAGCCGGTCATGCGCGGCATGCCGAGGTCGGTGATCACCACGTCGTGAGCGGCGGGATCGAAGATGGCCAGGGCCTCGTCGCCGCTGGACGCCGTGGTCACCGCATGCCCACCGGAGCGCATCATGTCCGACAGCACCGTGAGCAGGCGCTGGTCGTCGTCCACCAGCAGGACCCGGGCCGCCTGCCCCGGCCCGACCGGCTCCACCAGGGCCTCGGAGGGCGGGATGATCTGGAAGCGGCTCGCGTGCAGCCTGAGCCGCACCGTCGTTCCCTTGCCCTCAGCGCTCTCGATGCTGAGACTGCCCCCGTGACGCTCGACGATGTCGGCCACATCCGCAAGCCCCCGGCCCGGATGCCCGCCCGGAAGCCCGCCGAGCGAGCGGTCGGCCACCCGGCGCCGGATCTCCTCGGGCATCCCCACCCCCGTGTCGCTCACCTCCAGCACCACCCACCCGGACTCCTCGCTGGCAGCACGCACCCCCAGGGTGCCGCCGTACGGCATGGCGGTGACCGCGTTGAGAATGAGCTGCACCAGCGCGTCCCGGAGCTCGAAGCCATTGCCCTCCACCGGGGGGATGGCCTGCAGGTCCTGGGTGACCGCGATGACGACGCCGCTCCGCTCCGCCTCGTCGCGCCAGCGCGGGGCCGTCATCTCCAGCGCCTCGGCCACGACGCCCGGCAGCCCCACGGGGCCGAAGGCCACCTGCGGCTCGCGCGAGACGAACTCCTGGAACCGCCGCACCGACACCGAGGCCTCCACGGCCACGTCCCGGATCACCTTGAGCCGGCGGACGGCGGTCTCGCCCTGGACCTCCTTGAGCAGCAGCTCGGTGTAGGCCAGGATGGCCGCCAGCGAGTTGTTGAAGTTGTGGGCCAGGCCCCCCACCGTCTCCCCCAGCGTGCGCAGGTCGATGGTGCGGCCGAGCGGCGCCGGGGAGTCCTCGAGACGCCGCGTCAGCTCGCGCGCCCAGCTCCGCAGCGCCAGCACCGACCGGTCCATCTCGACCTTGGTCCGCGACATCTGGCGGGCGATGTCCCGGATCTCCTCGTGATCGGCGAAGAGGAGCGGGAAGGCGGGCGCCTCGGGAGCGTCCCGGGCGACCCATTGCGACACCCTGCGCCGGAGCTCCTCGAGCATGCCCCCGATCTCAGAGGTTCACGAGCTGGGCCACCCGCTCGCGATGGTGCGTCGCATCTCCGAACGTGAGCTCCGACCCCTTGGCCCGCTTGAAGTAGAGGTGCAGGTCATGCTCCCAGGTGAAACCGATGCCACCGTGGAGCTGGATGCCCGCGGCCGCCACCCGCCGGTAGGCGTCGGAGACATACGCCTTGGCCATGCTGACCCCGAGCGGCCCCTCCGGCACGCGCTCGTCCATGGCCCAGGCCGCGTAGTAGGTGATGGACTTGCTGTTCTCCACGTCCACCAGCATGTCGGCCGCCTTGTGCTTGACACCCTGGTAGGAGCCGATGGGCCGGCCGAAGGTCTGCCGGATCTTGGCGTACTCCACGGTCATCTCCAGCACCTTTTGGGCGCCGCCGCACATCTCGGCGCAGAGCGCCACCGTGGCCCGGTCCAGCACGCGAGCGAGCGGCTGCCAGCCGCCCCCCACCTCGCCCATGACGGCGTCCGCGCCGACGCTCACGCCCGTGAGCGTGACGTCGCAGAGCTTGCGCGTCTGATCCATGGTCGGCAGCAGCGTGACGGCGAGGCCCGGCGTTTCCCTGGGGAGCAGGAAGAGGGTGATGCCCTCCCCGGCCGGCGTCCCCGGCGAGGTGCGCGCCGCCACCACGATGGCCTCCGCGGTATGGGCGTCGTGCACGAAGAGCTTGGTGCCGGAGAGCAGGAATCGGCCGCCATCCCGTGAGGCGGCCAGCGCCACCCCCTCGGGCCCGAGCATGGCGCTGGGCTCCATCCACGCGAGCGTCGCCCGCGCCTCGCCCTCGGCGATCTTCGGGAGCCACTCCTTCTTCTGGGCGGCGGTGCCCGCCTCCAGGATGGCCAGCCCGCCGAGGACGACGGTGGAGAAGTAGGGACCGGGTACCACGGCCCGCCCCATCTCCTCCATGAGGACCACCAGGTCCACGAAGCCGAGCCCCATCCCGCCGAACTCCTCGGGATAGATCAGACCCAGCCACCCCTGCTCGGCCAGCCTGGCCCAGAGGGCGGGCTCCATGCCCTCGGGGGTCTCCATGAGCCGGCGCACCTTCTCCGACGGACACTCGTTCTCGAGGAACTTCCGTGCCGTGCTGCGCAGCAGGTCCTGCTCCTCGCTGAATCCGAAGTTCATGGCATTACCCCTTCGGGAGGCCGAGCACGCGCTCGCCCGTGATGTTCTTCTGGATCTCGGTGGTGCCGCCCTCGATGGAATTGGCCAGCGACCGGAGGAAGCTGTACTGCCAGAGCCCGCTCTCGACACTCCAGCGGCTGCCCCGCGTGAGCTGCGAGTACGGGCCCTGGATCTCCATGGCCACCGCCTGGAGACGCTGATGCGTGTCCACCCACATCAGCTTCCCGGTGGAGGCCTCGGGGCCCGGCACTTCCCCCTTGACGAGCCGGGTGATGGCGCGCGCCCCCGTGTACTTGAGCACTTCCGTGTGGATCCAGAGGTCCGCGATCTTCTGCCGGAGGATCGGGTCGTCCGTGGCCGGCCGGCCGGCCTTGCGCGAGCGGCGGGCCAGCTCGATGAGCCCGTCGAGCGCGATGCGCAGGCGCACCTGGAGCCCGAAGCCGAGCGCCAGCCGCTCGTACATGAGCGTGGTGAGGCCGACGGCCCAGCCATTGTTGAGGCCGCCGAGGATCTGCGACTCGTGCACGCGCACGCTGTCGAAGTAGACCTCGTTGAACTCGGGGTCCCCGGTGATCTGCCGGAGGGGCTTGACGGTGATCCCGGGCAGCTTCATGTCCAGCAGGAAGTAGGTGATCCCCTTGTGCCTGGGGGCGTCGGGGTCCGTGCGCGCCAGGAGCATCATCCAGTCGGCCAGGTGCGCGACCGAGGTCCAGACCTTCTGGCCGCTCACGACCCAGTGCTCGCCGTCCCTGACCGCGCGCGTCTGGAGCGCCGCCAGGTCGCTGCCGGCATTGGGTTCCGAGTAGCCCTGGCACCAGATCTCCTCGCAGGAGAGCATCTTCGCCGGA includes the following:
- a CDS encoding acyl-CoA dehydrogenase family protein, which encodes MDLALTPEQLSFRDEVRSWLKANLPGDWVEKVRAGSDIPRAEGYAFLRSWQRKLYDAGFMGLTWPKAYGGRGLTFMEELILHEEMALVKAPPVLNILAIGMAGPTIIAYGTEEQKKRYPAKMLSCEEIWCQGYSEPNAGSDLAALQTRAVRDGEHWVVSGQKVWTSVAHLADWMMLLARTDPDAPRHKGITYFLLDMKLPGITVKPLRQITGDPEFNEVYFDSVRVHESQILGGLNNGWAVGLTTLMYERLALGFGLQVRLRIALDGLIELARRSRKAGRPATDDPILRQKIADLWIHTEVLKYTGARAITRLVKGEVPGPEASTGKLMWVDTHQRLQAVAMEIQGPYSQLTRGSRWSVESGLWQYSFLRSLANSIEGGTTEIQKNITGERVLGLPKG
- a CDS encoding PadR family transcriptional regulator, which produces MPEKPDPLTLQHALLGLLARRPLSGWEILKRFGRSVVFFWNAKRSQIYAELKRMEGLGLLVSRVTVQQRRPNSRRFAITAAGETALRSWLDRPTPVAPIKDEMLLRTFYADLLPPERAVLYLRGHGGEHRRIQEEFEEIKAALEARYGALPETSDEALACGYLVLEQGIRYERMYAEWCEWAAAQLQHRGARTGAARATDPADFIMTS
- a CDS encoding FAD binding domain-containing protein, with the protein product MTATRIEYHAPSTLAQAVALLEEHGHAAAPLAGGTDLVPALKHGVLQARHLVSLARIPGHREIAITADGGLSIGAFATLADVARSPLVGAVCPALAEAAVQAGSPLLRNRGTLGGNVCLDTRCWYYNQTEAWRASRPPCQKAGGQQCYVNQKQNVCVALFSADTPAVLITVGARATLAGPAGERAVPVEALYSGEGLQPLAKSGAEILTEIAVPAPPARSGTAYLKHSPRDSIDFPLLGIAAAVALSGGGTIASARIALTGARSAPCRLPELEAALAGGPVPAAGDRELAQLATRSLGALFLTDAVPHKRRLAGLMAVDAVERAAALAQGWRTR
- a CDS encoding acyl-CoA dehydrogenase family protein — its product is MNFGFSEEQDLLRSTARKFLENECPSEKVRRLMETPEGMEPALWARLAEQGWLGLIYPEEFGGMGLGFVDLVVLMEEMGRAVVPGPYFSTVVLGGLAILEAGTAAQKKEWLPKIAEGEARATLAWMEPSAMLGPEGVALAASRDGGRFLLSGTKLFVHDAHTAEAIVVAARTSPGTPAGEGITLFLLPRETPGLAVTLLPTMDQTRKLCDVTLTGVSVGADAVMGEVGGGWQPLARVLDRATVALCAEMCGGAQKVLEMTVEYAKIRQTFGRPIGSYQGVKHKAADMLVDVENSKSITYYAAWAMDERVPEGPLGVSMAKAYVSDAYRRVAAAGIQLHGGIGFTWEHDLHLYFKRAKGSELTFGDATHHRERVAQLVNL
- a CDS encoding response regulator — translated: MLEELRRRVSQWVARDAPEAPAFPLLFADHEEIRDIARQMSRTKVEMDRSVLALRSWARELTRRLEDSPAPLGRTIDLRTLGETVGGLAHNFNNSLAAILAYTELLLKEVQGETAVRRLKVIRDVAVEASVSVRRFQEFVSREPQVAFGPVGLPGVVAEALEMTAPRWRDEAERSGVVIAVTQDLQAIPPVEGNGFELRDALVQLILNAVTAMPYGGTLGVRAASEESGWVVLEVSDTGVGMPEEIRRRVADRSLGGLPGGHPGRGLADVADIVERHGGSLSIESAEGKGTTVRLRLHASRFQIIPPSEALVEPVGPGQAARVLLVDDDQRLLTVLSDMMRSGGHAVTTASSGDEALAIFDPAAHDVVITDLGMPRMTGWLVAEGVKARSPETPVFLLTGWGEGVTASEASRFVDQVIAKPISADALLAQLARLRRADAASS